The Bradyrhizobium sp. CCBAU 53340 nucleotide sequence CCGGAATCCCCGCTCGTAGAGTTGATCAAGGAAGAAGGCCGCGTCACCGGCGCGGTCGTTAAGTCGGCCGATTCCGAGATTCGCGTGCGCGCTTCCCATGGGGTGATCCTCGCAACGGGCGGGTTTGCGCGTAACGCGCAATTGAGAGCCGAGCTCAGTGGCCCCCACCAGCACGACGACACGCTCGCCCATCCCGATGCGACAGGCGACGGCATCTCTCTTGCGACAAGGCTCGGAGCGGCAATCGACAACAATGTTGCCTCTGCCGGCTTCTGGACGCCCGTATCGATTCTGAAGAGCGGCAGTTCCTCGCAAGTCGTTCCCTACGGCTGGCTCGACCGCGGCCGTCCCGGCGTCATTGCCGTGGGGCCAGATGGAAAGCGTTTTGTCAACGAATCCAATTCCTATCACGACATCTGCTTGGCGATGTTCAACGGTGGGTATCCGGCAGACAAGCGGTTCTATTTCATCTGCGACCACGACTTCGTACGGCTGAGAGGGATGGGGCATTTGCTGCCATGGCCATGGACCTTGAGCATCGGGAAATATGCGCGCCTTGGCTACATCAAGGTCGCCCGGACGATTCCAGAGCTTGCGAAGCAGCTGGGATTGGAGTCCGCCGCGCTTCAAAAGACTGTCGAAGAACACAACGCGCATGCGTCTGAGGGGCGCGATCCGCTGTTCAATCGCGGTGAATCGGCTTTCAATCGCACGCTCGGCGATTCGGCCGTGGGCAAGAAGAACCCAAACCTTGGGCCAATCAAAACCGGCCCGTTCGTCGCACTCCCAATCGTTCCGGCAACGCTCGGCACTGCAACCGGATTGGCAACCGACACTTGCGGGCAGGTATTGGACGGTCAGGAAAGGCCAATTCCAGGACTCTATGCTTGCGGCAATGACATGACCTCCCCGATGCGTGGGATCTATCCCGGAGCAGGCATCACCATTGGGCCAGCCATTGTGTTCGCGTACCGGGCCGTCAACAGTATCGTTTCCTCGACGCAGCAAGAGAAAGCTGCTGCCGCTTCGGGAGCGTGATGTCGACTTGGGA carries:
- a CDS encoding FAD-dependent oxidoreductase, which produces MNNPMGQSGKGKTVALAREGRPEHNWATDVLVVGSGAAGLSAALYAAKAGLRVTVCEKSARLGGTTALSNGMIWVPCSNQARSAKIDDSLAKSKTYLQHELGTYYRSGFVDAYLEDGPAALAALENGTEVKFTLASAPDYHSSQVGGVDKGRALSPAPYDGRLLGSDFDLIGNPIRVVLGGMMISSSEVRSFLNPFQSFASLRHVLRRVSRYARDRLGHRRGTELSGGNALIARLLVSLRKYGVEIWPESPLVELIKEEGRVTGAVVKSADSEIRVRASHGVILATGGFARNAQLRAELSGPHQHDDTLAHPDATGDGISLATRLGAAIDNNVASAGFWTPVSILKSGSSSQVVPYGWLDRGRPGVIAVGPDGKRFVNESNSYHDICLAMFNGGYPADKRFYFICDHDFVRLRGMGHLLPWPWTLSIGKYARLGYIKVARTIPELAKQLGLESAALQKTVEEHNAHASEGRDPLFNRGESAFNRTLGDSAVGKKNPNLGPIKTGPFVALPIVPATLGTATGLATDTCGQVLDGQERPIPGLYACGNDMTSPMRGIYPGAGITIGPAIVFAYRAVNSIVSSTQQEKAAAASGA